GTCGGCTCCGTGAGTAGCAGCCGGGCCAGGGACACCCGGAAACGTTCGCCACCGGAGAGAACGCCGATGCGCCGGTCGACGTCGTCCTTCCGGAAGAGGAACCGGGCCAGTTGCGCCCGGATCCGCTGGGGATCGGCGGAAGGAGCGGCGATCCGCACCTGGTTGAACACCGTCGCACCCTCGTCGAGATCGTCGGAACGCTGCGGCAGGTACCCGACCCGGTCGGTGTGCAGGCAGCCACGTCGTCCGTGGACGAGATCCTCGAGCAGCCGGGTCTTGCCGCAGCCGTTGTCACCGGTGACGGCCAGACGCTCCGGGCCCTGCAGGATCACACCGCCCGACGGGGTGGGCAGCTCGGCGATGACCCGGGACGCGGGGACGCCCGGGTCCGGCAGATCGATGCGGACATGGTCATCGCACCGGACCGCGGCGGCCTTCTTCTCGACAGCGGCCTGTGCGGACTCCACGTCGCCCGCCATGGCGGTCCGCAGTTTCCCGGCGCTGACCTGGGCCTCCTGCTTCCGGTTGTTCATGATCTGTTTCGGACGCCGTTTGTTGGCGAAGTCCTTCTTCGCGTACCTCAGCCGACGGGCGAGCCTGGTCTGTGCCTCCACCTGCTGGCGCTGCTCGGTCTTCAGTGCCTGTTCGGCGGTGCTGAGCGCCTGTTCCGCCGCGGCCTGCTGCACGGCACGTTGCTCACGGTAGGCGGAGTACGGGCCGCCGAACACCGTCAGCGACCCGGTGTGCAGCTCGGCAGTATGGTCCATGAGGTCGAGGAGCTCGACATCGTGGGAGACGACGATGAGGGTCGGCGCCCAGGATGTGTGGCCGGCCACGGCGTCGTACAGGTACTCCCGGGCATGCCGGTCGAGATTGTTCGTCGGTTCATCGAGCAGGACGAGTTCATGGCGGCTCCGGCGCAGACCGACGAGGGCGGTGAGGACGGTCTGCCCGCCGGAGAGCGTCCTGACGCGCCGGGTGAGGGCGATGCCGTCGAGCCCGGCGGCGGCGAGGTCGGCGAGGCACCGGTCGCCGATGTCCCAGTCGTCACCGACAGTGTCGAAGTCGGCCGGGTCGGTGCTGCCGTGCCCGATCCGGTCCAGCGCGTCGAGGATGCCCCGGACGCCGAGGAGGTCGGCGACCGTGACGTCTGTGTCCGGTGTGAGGCGCTGCGGCAGGTACCCCACGTCGTGGGGGGGCCCGGAACCGGGGACGGAAAGATGCCCGGAGGTGGGGGACAGTTCCCCGGTGAGGACGCGGAGCAGCGTGGACTTCCCGGTGCCGTTCGCGCCGGTCAGACCGGTGCATCCGGCGGGGAACGCGGCGGTGAGATGGTCCAGGACGGGTGTGCCGTCCGGCCAGGTGACAGTGAGGTCGTCGAGGACGACTGAAGGGTGTGTGGATAACACAGGGGCCTCCCGGTGATCAGCGGTCGCGCTGATCGGAGCAGGGCCGGGACGGCAGGCTCTACGACGTCAGCGCACGGACCGCGCGGACAGTGGCGCGGAGTGGGAGTCGCAGATGATCATGGGGACGAGGCTAAGCCCTGACGGGGCCGTGGTCAAGGGTCAGGCGCAGGACTCATCGACCGGGTCCAGCGGGACACACGGACGGGGCAGCCTGGGGCAGGCGCGTCCTACCTCACCGCGTCCGGGCCCTCGGTCAGCAGCGTCTCGAACCCGTCCTCGTCGAGTACCGGGACGCCGAGATCCTCGGCCTTGGTGAGCTTCGAGCCGGCCTTCTCGCCGGCGACGAGGAAGTCGGTGTTCTTCGACACCGAACCCGCAGCCTTGCCGCCGCGGGACTCGACGGCCTCCTTCGCGCTGGTCCGGTCGTAGTTCTCCAGGGAGCCGGTGACGACGACCGTGAGCCCGGCCAGGGTCTGCTCCGGAAGATCGGAGGCCTCGACAATCTGCTCCATCCGGACGCCGGCCTCGGCCCAGGCGTCCACGATCTCCCGGTGCCAGTCCACGGCGAACCAGTCCTTCACCGACTGCGCGATGATCCCGCCGACACCGTCGATCTCCGCCATGTCCTCCACCGACGCCTCATCGATGGCGGGGATGGACTGCAGGGTGGCGGCCAGGGCCTTCGCCGCCGTCGGACCGACATGGCGGATCGACAGGGCGGTGATCACCCGCCACAGGTCAACCTGTTTGGCCTGCTCCAGGTTCGCCAGCAGGATCTCACCGGGCTTGTTCAGCTTCCCGGCCTTCGTCGTGTACGCACTGGTGGTGGTGAGATCCTCGGCTGTCAGGGAGAACAGGCGTCCCTCATCGGGCAGGACGCCGGAGGCGATGAGGTCGTGGGCGGCACGCTCACCGAGCGCGTCGATGTCGAAGGCGCCGCGTCCTGCCAGGTAGTTCAGCCGGTTCTGGAGCTGGCCCGGGCAGTAGCGGGTGTTGGGGCAGCGCCAGTCGGCGTCCCCCTCCTTCGTCGGGGCGAGCGGGGTCCCGCACTCCGGGCAGACCGAGGAGAAGAGGAACTCGCGTTCGGAGCCGTCGCGCGCCTCCTCGACCGGTCCGAGGACCTCGGGGATGACCTCACCGGCCTTGCGGATCATCGCCCGGTCGCCCAACCGGATGCCCTTGCGGTGCGCCTCGGTGGGATTGTGCAGGGTCGCCATCGAGACCGTCGACCCGGCGACGTAGGTGGGGCTCATCACGGCGAACGGGGTGGCGCGCCCGGTGCGTCCGATCCCGACGCGGATCGACTCCACCGTCGTCATCGCCTCCTCCGGGGC
This is a stretch of genomic DNA from Corynebacterium nuruki S6-4. It encodes these proteins:
- a CDS encoding ABC-F family ATP-binding cassette domain-containing protein, with amino-acid sequence MLSTHPSVVLDDLTVTWPDGTPVLDHLTAAFPAGCTGLTGANGTGKSTLLRVLTGELSPTSGHLSVPGSGPPHDVGYLPQRLTPDTDVTVADLLGVRGILDALDRIGHGSTDPADFDTVGDDWDIGDRCLADLAAAGLDGIALTRRVRTLSGGQTVLTALVGLRRSRHELVLLDEPTNNLDRHAREYLYDAVAGHTSWAPTLIVVSHDVELLDLMDHTAELHTGSLTVFGGPYSAYREQRAVQQAAAEQALSTAEQALKTEQRQQVEAQTRLARRLRYAKKDFANKRRPKQIMNNRKQEAQVSAGKLRTAMAGDVESAQAAVEKKAAAVRCDDHVRIDLPDPGVPASRVIAELPTPSGGVILQGPERLAVTGDNGCGKTRLLEDLVHGRRGCLHTDRVGYLPQRSDDLDEGATVFNQVRIAAPSADPQRIRAQLARFLFRKDDVDRRIGVLSGGERFRVSLARLLLTEPTNQLLILDEPTNNLDLATVDALVEALASYRGALIVVSHDEVLLDRLRVGSRVCLS